In a single window of the Nitrospirota bacterium genome:
- the pdxA gene encoding 4-hydroxythreonine-4-phosphate dehydrogenase PdxA yields the protein MKRLAITMGDPGGIGPEITVKAITYPEVKKICTPFVIGDIYIIQEALNLLKIPLKLRKIKSIKDSIPDKKILDVIHVIPPTPPSKKFKKFTTKTIKNNSPTSEGGKASVSYIKTAVELVLSKQVDGIVTAPISKEALKMAGFKWPGHTEMLANLTKTKDYAMMLVGGPLKIILVTIHTALKNVPGLITKKKILKTILLAKKACDMLKIKNPKIAVAGLNPHAGESGIFGDEEVKKILPAIKEAKKYGICVSGPYPPDTVFYRAYRGDVDIVVCMYHDQGLIPLKMIAFESGVNVTVGLPFIRTSPDHGTAYDIAWKGIANPSSMIESIKLAARLKI from the coding sequence ATGAAAAGACTTGCAATAACAATGGGTGATCCTGGAGGAATCGGACCCGAGATAACTGTAAAAGCAATTACTTATCCCGAGGTCAAAAAAATTTGCACTCCGTTCGTTATAGGCGATATATATATAATACAAGAAGCATTAAATCTTCTGAAAATCCCTTTAAAATTAAGGAAAATCAAATCTATAAAAGATTCAATCCCAGACAAAAAAATTCTGGATGTAATTCATGTAATCCCCCCTACCCCTCCTTCAAAAAAGTTTAAAAAATTTACAACAAAAACTATTAAAAATAATAGCCCTACTTCAGAAGGTGGAAAAGCCAGTGTTAGTTATATAAAAACGGCTGTCGAACTTGTTCTGAGCAAGCAGGTTGACGGAATCGTTACAGCCCCAATCTCAAAAGAAGCACTGAAGATGGCAGGGTTTAAATGGCCAGGCCATACTGAAATGCTTGCTAATTTAACAAAAACAAAAGACTATGCAATGATGCTTGTTGGCGGACCTCTTAAAATTATTCTCGTAACAATCCATACTGCACTAAAAAATGTGCCTGGTCTAATTACAAAAAAGAAAATATTAAAAACAATTCTTCTTGCTAAAAAGGCTTGTGATATGCTTAAGATTAAAAATCCAAAGATCGCTGTCGCAGGACTAAACCCACACGCTGGTGAGTCAGGTATATTCGGGGATGAGGAGGTAAAAAAAATTTTACCTGCTATTAAAGAAGCAAAAAAATATGGGATTTGTGTTTCTGGACCCTATCCTCCTGATACAGTTTTTTACAGGGCATACAGAGGAGATGTTGATATTGTTGTATGCATGTATCATGACCAGGGGTTAATTCCCTTAAAGATGATTGCCTTTGAATCAGGAGTTAATGTGACCGTTGGTCTTCCCTTTATCCGCACATCACCTGACCATGGAACTGCTTACGATATTGCA